The Streptomyces laurentii genome contains a region encoding:
- a CDS encoding hypothetical protein (Stage II sporulation protein E (SpoIIE); pfam07228;~identified by MetaGeneAnnotator; putative;~probable regulatory protein [Streptomyces venezuelae ATCC10712]), which yields MQWTSTGYLVAVASLLVFAGRLGDRYGHQRLFVLGCLGFAATSARIAVAPGIGWVVALRVTQGVFGALLQPATLGMLRAAYPPDRLGMPIALRTSAIGLAAAVGPLVGGVLVTAYGWRAVFLLGVAPTLAIALIGLAVPTSRQTTREEGRGAGALDLPGACLLGLALACLVQALAHGFAPPALGGALLALGVAGAAGYAFVRHERRAPYPLVPAGMLLKARPGTKRGSLGRAGPEASGRGPGPVAAGLGALLAASAALSGTLFTATYLLQDTLALGPLPTAARMLPLALLIVAGAPVSALLKGRFGARRVATGGAGLLVAGVALLGRTEVTGDGDGHLGRGAPGSPGARRRRGRTPADRHEHRTRARGGPGRAAPRVRNGPARARGRRRARRPRLPRSAGRPSCGGGGRRGSGTGRGAPDGGHANADVRCRTIRSRTYDHEMPSGGHRPPSASGTRVELNLGLALPVLALAAVVVVDLITSQGEHFDRLLVIGPALAAVTWSVRGTLTIGLLAIVLRLALGVAQGDTAGDIVSAELVLVAVTAAAVWISRVRTRYEQDLSEVTAVAEVVQRVVLRPLAPRLGEVELHLLYVAAAAKARIGGDFYEAVRVPGAVRVMLGDVQGKGLGAVETASVLLGSYRAAVTDASGLAELADRLEEGLARYGAWAPESDAAERFATVLLLEFPDGQDVVRVLSCGHPAPLLQHQGRIRAVPLHDPSLPLNLAGLCTSRHRVEEVPFRPGDRMLLFTDGVSETRDRAGDFYPLEQRMGRWADEPGDQVLPLLHHDLTTYGAGRLDDDVAALLVVRLPQPAAVAAAAGAAGAPSA from the coding sequence GCTCGTCTTCGCGGGCCGGCTCGGCGACCGGTACGGGCACCAGCGGCTCTTCGTCCTCGGCTGTCTCGGCTTCGCGGCCACCTCCGCCCGGATCGCCGTCGCCCCCGGCATCGGCTGGGTCGTCGCCCTCCGCGTCACCCAGGGCGTCTTCGGCGCCCTCCTCCAGCCCGCGACGCTCGGCATGCTGCGCGCCGCCTATCCGCCCGACCGCCTCGGCATGCCGATCGCCCTGCGCACCAGCGCCATCGGCCTCGCCGCCGCGGTCGGCCCGCTCGTCGGCGGCGTGCTCGTCACCGCGTACGGCTGGCGCGCGGTCTTCCTCCTCGGTGTCGCGCCGACCCTGGCGATCGCGCTGATCGGCCTCGCCGTACCCACGTCGCGCCAGACCACGCGAGAGGAGGGCCGCGGTGCGGGCGCGCTGGATCTGCCCGGGGCCTGCCTGCTCGGGCTCGCCCTCGCCTGCCTCGTCCAAGCCCTCGCCCACGGGTTCGCGCCTCCGGCCCTCGGCGGCGCCCTGCTCGCGCTCGGTGTGGCCGGAGCGGCCGGCTACGCGTTCGTACGGCACGAGCGACGAGCCCCGTATCCGCTGGTCCCCGCCGGGATGCTCCTCAAGGCCCGCCCGGGGACGAAGCGCGGGAGCCTCGGGCGTGCCGGGCCGGAGGCCTCCGGCCGCGGGCCGGGTCCGGTCGCCGCCGGGCTCGGGGCGCTGCTCGCCGCGTCGGCCGCGCTCTCCGGGACACTGTTCACCGCCACGTACCTGCTCCAGGACACCCTGGCCCTCGGACCGCTCCCCACCGCCGCGCGGATGCTGCCCCTGGCCCTGCTGATCGTGGCCGGGGCGCCGGTGAGCGCCCTGCTCAAGGGGCGCTTCGGCGCGCGGCGGGTCGCCACCGGCGGAGCCGGGCTGCTCGTCGCCGGAGTGGCGCTGCTGGGGCGTACGGAGGTCACCGGTGATGGTGACGGCCACCTCGGTCGTGGTGCACCGGGCTCCCCGGGAGCACGCCGGCGTCGCGGGCGGACTCCAGCAGACCGCCATGAACACCGGACCCGTGCTCGGGGTGGCCCTGGCCGCGCCGCTCCTCGCGTCCGGAACGGCCCTGCCCGTGCTCGCGGCCGTCGCCGCGCTCGCCGTCCTCGCCTGCCTCGGTCTGCCGGGCGGCCGAGCTGCGGGGGCGGGGGACGACGCGGATCCGGAACCGGGCGCGGAGCGCCGGATGGCGGACACGCCAACGCGGACGTAAGGTGCCGGACCATCCGATCCCGAACGTATGATCATGAAATGCCCTCAGGTGGTCACCGGCCCCCCTCCGCGTCCGGGACGCGCGTCGAGCTCAACCTCGGTCTCGCGCTGCCCGTCCTCGCGCTCGCCGCCGTCGTGGTGGTCGACCTCATCACGTCGCAGGGGGAGCACTTCGACCGGCTCCTCGTCATCGGCCCCGCCCTCGCCGCCGTCACCTGGAGCGTGCGCGGCACCCTGACCATCGGCCTGCTGGCGATCGTCCTGCGGCTCGCCCTCGGCGTGGCACAGGGCGACACCGCCGGCGACATCGTCTCCGCCGAACTTGTCCTCGTGGCCGTCACCGCCGCCGCCGTCTGGATCAGCCGGGTCCGTACCCGCTACGAGCAGGATCTGAGCGAGGTGACGGCCGTCGCCGAGGTGGTCCAGCGGGTGGTGCTGCGCCCGCTCGCGCCCCGGCTCGGCGAGGTCGAACTGCATCTGCTGTACGTCGCCGCCGCGGCCAAGGCCCGGATCGGGGGCGACTTCTACGAGGCGGTCCGGGTCCCCGGCGCCGTCCGCGTGATGCTCGGCGACGTCCAGGGCAAGGGCCTCGGCGCCGTGGAGACCGCCTCCGTCCTGCTCGGTTCGTACCGCGCCGCCGTCACCGACGCCTCCGGCCTCGCCGAACTCGCCGACCGGCTGGAGGAGGGGCTGGCCCGCTACGGCGCCTGGGCCCCCGAATCCGACGCCGCCGAGCGCTTCGCCACCGTCCTGCTCCTCGAATTCCCCGACGGCCAGGACGTGGTGCGCGTCCTCAGCTGCGGCCATCCCGCCCCGCTGCTCCAGCATCAGGGACGGATCCGGGCCGTCCCGCTCCACGACCCGTCGCTGCCGCTCAACCTCGCGGGCCTGTGCACCTCCCGGCACCGCGTCGAGGAGGTCCCGTTCCGGCCCGGCGACCGGATGCTGCTCTTCACCGACGGCGTGAGCGAGACCCGCGACCGGGCCGGGGACTTCTACCCGCTGGAGCAGCGGATGGGCCGATGGGCCGACGAACCGGGCGACCAGGTGCTCCCGCTGCTCCACCACGACCTCACGACGTACGGCGCGGGCCGGCTCGACGACGATGTCGCCGCCCTGCTCGTCGTACGCCTCCCGCAGCCGGCCGCCGTGGCCGCGGCGGCGGGTGCCGCCGGAGCGCCGTCGGCCTGA
- a CDS encoding heavy metal-associated domain protein (identified by MetaGeneAnnotator; putative;~sequence version:1), giving the protein MSAFSTTYKVSGVNSGHCKAIVTEALRGLESVDTVHVEISTGLVTVNTRTEPDDALISTTIDDAGYDFHGRA; this is encoded by the coding sequence ATGTCCGCGTTCTCCACCACCTACAAGGTCTCCGGCGTCAACAGCGGTCACTGCAAGGCGATCGTGACCGAGGCCCTGCGCGGGCTCGAGAGCGTCGACACCGTGCACGTGGAGATCTCCACCGGTCTCGTCACCGTCAACACCCGCACCGAGCCCGACGACGCGCTGATCTCCACGACGATCGACGACGCCGGGTACGACTTCCACGGTCGCGCCTGA